In Apium graveolens cultivar Ventura chromosome 10, ASM990537v1, whole genome shotgun sequence, the following are encoded in one genomic region:
- the LOC141690493 gene encoding norbelladine synthase-like, with the protein MAGSVSCELEVNAPASLVWDLYKGLELAATLQEGLTDLIEKIDAVGDGSVGTVLDIKFKPGAVPFSYNKERFTKVDHENRVKETEVFEGGYCDLGFSKYLIRFEIVDKDEKCCITKATTQYELKEDADPKLASLVSVDQMMLVMNIAANKVINKNN; encoded by the exons ATGGCTGGTTCAGTTAGTTGTGAATTAGAGGTAAATGCACCAGCAAGCTTGGTGTGGGATCTGTATAAAGGCCTTGAGTTAGCTGCTACTCTTCAAGAAGGTCTCACCGATCTTATTGAAAAAATCGATGCTGTCGGTGATGGTTCTGTTGGTACCGTTCTGGATATCAAGTTTAAACCAG GTGCAGTTCCTTTTTCTTACAACAAAGAGAGGTTTACCAAGGTTGATCACGAGAACAGAGTGAAAGAAACCGAGGTATTTGAAGGGGGTTATTGTGATTTGGGATTCAGCAAATACCTTATTCGGTTCGAGATTGTCGACAAGGATGAGAAATGCTGCATTACAAAAGCCACAACTCAGTATGAGCTTAAGGAAGATGCTGATCCTAAACTTGCTTCCTTAGTTTCAGTTGATCAGATGATGCTTGTTATGAACATTGCTGCTAACAAAGTCATTAACAAGAACAACTAA
- the LOC141690492 gene encoding norbelladine synthase-like, which produces MFGTLSGEIEVKAPASIVWEVYGTLELASVVEKGLAHIIQRIEVVQGDGSAGTVLNLVFQSGGFAFPYYKEKYTKVDNETRVKEAEVVEGGYLEIGFNKYLVRFEVIEKDEESCITKATIEYELKEEFTDNASFVSIDPLMAIMNLVVNHVAVKSN; this is translated from the exons ATGTTTGGGACACTTAGTGGTGAAATAGAGGTGAAAGCACCAGCAAGCATAGTGTGGGAAGTGTATGGAACTCTTGAGCTAGCTTCTGTTGTCGAAAAGGGACTTGCTCATATAATTCAAAGAATTGAGGTTGTCCAAGGTGATGGTTCTGCTGGTACAGTTCTTAATCTTGTTTTTCAATCAG GTGGATTTGCTTTTCCTTATTACAAGGAGAAGTATACAAAGGTCGACAATGAGACGAGGGTGAAAGAAGCCGAGGTTGTAGAAGGAGGTTATCTTGAAATTGGATTTAACAAATATCTCGTTCGTTTTGAGGTTATTGAAAAAGATGAAGAAAGCTGCATCACCAAAGCCACAATTGAGTATGAACTCAAAGAAGAATTCACTGATAATGCTTCCTTTGTTTCCATTGACCCACTTATGGCTATTATGAACCTTGTTGTTAATCATGTTGCAGTCAAAAGTAACTAA
- the LOC141690494 gene encoding norbelladine synthase-like, producing the protein MFGTVSGEVEVNAPASLVWEVYSTLQLAAIVEKGLSDVIEKIEVVEGDGSVGTVLKLIFRPGLVGFSYYKEKFIMIDHEKRVKDVIVVEGGYLDIGFDRYLVRVEVIEKDEKSCITKTTIEYDIKEEYAANASLVSIDPFITIMNFAAIHIQSN; encoded by the exons ATGTTTGGGACAGTCAGTGGTGAAGTAGAGGTGAATGCACCAGCAAGCCTGGTATGGGAAGTGTATAGTACTCTTCAGCTAGCTGCTATTGTGGAAAAGGGGCTTAGTGATGTTATTGAAAAAATTGAGGTTGTGGAAGGCGATGGTTCTGTTGGTACTGTTCTTAAGCTCATTTTTCGACCAG GTTTAGTTGGATTTTCTTACTACAAGGAAAAGTTTATCATGATTGATCACGAGAAGAGGGTGAAAGACGTGATTGTTGTAGAAGGAGGTTATCTTGATATAGGGTTTGATCGCTATTTAGTTCGGGTAGAGGTTATAGAGAAAGATGAAAAGAGCTGCATTACAAAGACCACAATTGAGTATGACATCAAGGAAGAATATGCTGCTAATGCTTCCTTGGTTTCAATTGATCCTTTCATCACTATTATGAACTTTGCTGCCATTCACATCCAAAGTAATTAG